Proteins encoded together in one Camelina sativa cultivar DH55 chromosome 9, Cs, whole genome shotgun sequence window:
- the LOC104710976 gene encoding uncharacterized protein LOC104710976 (The sequence of the model RefSeq protein was modified relative to this genomic sequence to represent the inferred CDS: added 13 bases not found in genome assembly) gives MEETRAETKVNEAMDREKSLVLRLDRLQDKLEKQHAEREMYFAAMLKMLRLHIGEGDSEELVNIEVDVEKDSFSDSVIASQFPEVQVTPQQELLHDTVSIVNIDSELETKSIEHMPLVAISEEELIPPFQVSISTLEPSLQFHNASTVVCEDSQSVVGYADLFNHQETILQASFAKTRDVLLQKSTSVTNNEIARQLFGKKSQAKERLKVKKKRKGLKSWRFKYKQGSERLWRLHNRVFSFLSLCDNMIDWLGKTRRRKLFGGLDIRKFLEYEFYEAPMRMDIQDSAVGIKSVCQFPCFYNCMWRASLVMQQIMRNKKFRLCKRWWFKYKSVEEGMKRLQIQLRYKHMLEFEEWFRRWGIQENWRKHKPLQLFIISHMKILNGDWWYDIVQLGNPATSTVLFILNDQRLGVSSLVDVDLEIVSDGDQIHIDYKVISCKNHAVWITHFSGQEYKLILYRDNLIMHLWKQRKLPKS, from the coding sequence GAGCTGAGACGAAGGTGAACGAAGCTATGGATCGTGAAAAGTCGTTGGTGTTGCGCTTAGACAGGCTTCAGGATAAACTCGAGAAACAACACGCAGAGAGGGAGATGTATTTTGCTGCGATGCTCAAAATGCTTCGATTACACATTGGCGAAGGGGATAGTGAAGAATTGGTGAACATTGAGGTTGATGTTGAGAAAGACTCGTTCTCAGATTCTGTTATTGCTTCACAGTTTCCAGAGGTTCAAGTGACTCCACAACAAGAGTTGCTTCACGACACAGTTTCGATTGTGAATATTGATTCTGAGCTGGAGACAAAATCGATTGAACACATGCCTCTAGTAGCGATCTCTGAGGAAGAACTAATTCCACCATTTCAGGTATCGATTTCTACATTGGAACCTAGCCTTCAATTTCACAATGCATCAACGGTTGTTTGTGAGGATTCCCAATCTGTTGTTGGTTATGCTGACTTGTTTAATCATCAAGAAACGATACTACAAGCTTCATTTGCCAAAACAAGGGATGTGTTGCTTCAGAAATCAACAAGTGTCACAAACAATGAGATTGCACGCCAACTGTTTGGTAAAAAGTCTCAGGCTAAAGAAAGactgaaagtgaagaaaaagagaaaaggctTGAAGTCGTGGAGGTTTAAATATAAACAAGGGAGTGAGAGACTGTGGAGGCTACACAATAGGGTGTTCTCCTTCTTAAGTTTGTGTGACAATATGATTGATTGGCTTGGAAAAACAAGGAGGAGAAAGTTGTTTGGTGGACTTGATATCAGAAAGTTTCTTGAATATGAGTTTTATGAAGCTCCAATGAGAATGGATATTCAGGATTCTGCAGTTGGTATCAAATCAGTTTGCCAGTTTCCTTGTTTCTACAATTGTATGTGGCGAGCAAGTTTGGTTATGCAACAAataatgagaaacaaaaagttcAGGTTGTGCAAGCGGTGGTGGTTCAAATATAAATCTGTAGAAGAAGGTATGAAGCGACTGCAGATCCAGTTGAGGTACAAGCACATGTTGGAATTTGAAGAGTGGTTCAGACGTTGGGGCATACAAGAAAACTGGAGGAAGCACAAGCCCTTGCAACTTTTCATAATTTCACATATGAAGATTCTGAACGGTGATTGGTGGTATGACATTGTGCAACTTGGGAACCCTGCAACTTCTACAGTTTTGTTCATTCTTAATGATCAAAGACTAGGAGTTTCAAGTCTAGTAGACGTTGACCTGGAGATTGTCTCGGATGGGGATCAGATTCACATTGATTATAAAGTGATAAGTTGCAAAAATCATGCGGTTTGGATTACTCATTTTTCAGGCCAAGAGTACAAGCTCATTTTATACAGAGACAATCTCATAATGCATCTATGGAAGCAGAGAAAACTTCCCAAGAGTTAG
- the LOC104710977 gene encoding uncharacterized protein LOC104710977 isoform X3, whose product MATRKSYYQRPSHRFLPTDRSSHNDSEFEFDESDLYSTRSDSPDFRRKLFSSLNRRSSPSPATVKTTMVVASSLPVNVPDWSKILGKENHNRHVRRRSIENDEDGGGGELLPPHEYLAKTRMASFSVHEGILSMVKTRSKPSSSLC is encoded by the exons ATGGCGACGCGTAAGAGCTATTACCAAAGGCCGAGTCATCGCTTCCTTCCAACAGATCGGTCTTCTCACAACGATTCAGAATTCGAGTTCGACGAGTCTGATCTCTACTCCACCCGCTCCGATTCACCTGATTTTCGTCGTAAACTCTTCTCATCATTGAATCGTAGATCGTCTCCGTCTCCGGCGACCGTGAAAACCACTATGGTAGTAGCTTCTTCGCTTCCGGTGAACGTACCGGATTGGTCTAAGATTCTAGGGAAAGAAAATCATAATCGCCATGTCAGGAGAAGAAGCATCGAAAACGACGaagacggcggaggaggagagtTATTGCCGCCGCATGAGTATTTGGCGAAGACGAGAATGGCTTCGTTCTCGGTGCATGAAG GAATCCTTTCGATGGTGAAGACGAGGAGTAAGCCGTCTTCAAGCTTATGCTAG
- the LOC104710977 gene encoding uncharacterized protein LOC104710977 isoform X2, with protein MATRKSYYQRPSHRFLPTDRSSHNDSEFEFDESDLYSTRSDSPDFRRKLFSSLNRRSSPSPATVKTTMVVASSLPVNVPDWSKILGKENHNRHVRRRSIENDEDGGGGELLPPHEYLAKTRMASFSVHEGVGRTLKGRDMSRESFRW; from the exons ATGGCGACGCGTAAGAGCTATTACCAAAGGCCGAGTCATCGCTTCCTTCCAACAGATCGGTCTTCTCACAACGATTCAGAATTCGAGTTCGACGAGTCTGATCTCTACTCCACCCGCTCCGATTCACCTGATTTTCGTCGTAAACTCTTCTCATCATTGAATCGTAGATCGTCTCCGTCTCCGGCGACCGTGAAAACCACTATGGTAGTAGCTTCTTCGCTTCCGGTGAACGTACCGGATTGGTCTAAGATTCTAGGGAAAGAAAATCATAATCGCCATGTCAGGAGAAGAAGCATCGAAAACGACGaagacggcggaggaggagagtTATTGCCGCCGCATGAGTATTTGGCGAAGACGAGAATGGCTTCGTTCTCGGTGCATGAAGGTGTTGGGAGGACTTTGAAAGGGAGAGATATGAGTAGG GAATCCTTTCGATGGTGA
- the LOC104710977 gene encoding uncharacterized protein LOC104710977 isoform X1: protein MATRKSYYQRPSHRFLPTDRSSHNDSEFEFDESDLYSTRSDSPDFRRKLFSSLNRRSSPSPATVKTTMVVASSLPVNVPDWSKILGKENHNRHVRRRSIENDEDGGGGELLPPHEYLAKTRMASFSVHEGVGRTLKGRDMSRVRNAILEKTGFLD from the coding sequence ATGGCGACGCGTAAGAGCTATTACCAAAGGCCGAGTCATCGCTTCCTTCCAACAGATCGGTCTTCTCACAACGATTCAGAATTCGAGTTCGACGAGTCTGATCTCTACTCCACCCGCTCCGATTCACCTGATTTTCGTCGTAAACTCTTCTCATCATTGAATCGTAGATCGTCTCCGTCTCCGGCGACCGTGAAAACCACTATGGTAGTAGCTTCTTCGCTTCCGGTGAACGTACCGGATTGGTCTAAGATTCTAGGGAAAGAAAATCATAATCGCCATGTCAGGAGAAGAAGCATCGAAAACGACGaagacggcggaggaggagagtTATTGCCGCCGCATGAGTATTTGGCGAAGACGAGAATGGCTTCGTTCTCGGTGCATGAAGGTGTTGGGAGGACTTTGAAAGGGAGAGATATGAGTAGGGTTAGAAATGCAATTTTGGAAAAGACTGGGTTTTTGGATTAA
- the LOC104710978 gene encoding serpin-Z4-like: MENQNNVAILLAKHVIATVANGSNLVFSPMSINILLCLIAAGSNCVTKQQILSFLMSPSLDHLDTVLAKTVSVAFADGMNRSDLHLSTAYGVWIDKSFSFKPSFKELLENSYKATCSQVDFATKPAEVIDEVNTWAELHTNGLIKQILSQDSIKSIRESTLILANAVYFKEAWSKKFDAKLTKSNEFHLLDGTTVKVAFMTNYKKQYLEYYDGFKVLRLPYVEDQRQFAMYIYLPNDKDGLPNLLEDIASKPGFLDNHIPRQRILVEAFRIPKFKFSFEFNASDVLKDMGLILPFTHGSITEMVDSSSIAENMHVSKIIHKAFIEVDEEGTEAAAVSVASMTKDMLLMGNFVADHPFLFTVREEKSGVILFMGQVLDPSKH; this comes from the exons ATGGAGAATCAAAACAACGTTGCGATATTACTAGCAAAGCATGTCATTGCCACGGTTGCCAACGGCTCCAACCTTGTCTTCTCACCAATGTCAATCAACATTTTGCTCTGCCTTATTGCCGCTGGTTCCAACTGCGTCACCAAACAACAAATCCTATCATTCCTCATGTCACCTTCATTGGATCACCTCGACACAGTCTTGGCCAAAACCGTATCTGTTGCCTTCGCTGATGGAATGAATAGGAGTGACTTGCACTTATCCACGGCTTATGGTGTCTGGATCGACAAATCTTTCTCCTTCAAACCTTCCTTTAAAGAGCTTTTGGAGAACTCCTATAAGGCTACTTGTAGTCAAGTTGACTTCGCAACCAAG CCTGCTGAAGTGATTGATGAAGTGAATACATGGGCTGAACTCCACACTAATGGACTCATCAAGCAGATTCTTTCACAAGATTCTATCAAAAGTATCCGTGAAAGTACGCTAATACTTGCAAATGCAGTGTACTTCAAAGAGGCTTGGAGCAAAAAATTTGATGCAAAGTTAACAAAGAGTAACGAATTCCATCTTCTTGACGGCACCACTGTGAAAGTCGCCTTCATGACCAATTACAAGAAGCAATACTTAGAATACTATGATGGTTTCAAAGTTTTGCGGCTTCCTTATGTAGAGGATCAACGTCAATTCGCCATGTACATTTATCTTCCTAATGATAAAGATGGATTACCTAATCTGCTTGAGGACATAGCCTCCAAACCGGGATTTCTTGATAACCATATTCCGCGCCAACGTATATTAGTTGAAGCTTTCAGAATTCCAAAGTTTAAGTTCTCTTTCGAGTTTAACGCTTCAGATGTTTTGAAGGACATGGGGCTGATTTTACCATTTACACATGGTAGTATAACTGAGATGGTTGATTCTTCTTCCATTGCTGAGAATATGCACGTCTCAAAAATTATCCACAAAGCTTTCATTGAGGTGGATGAAGAGGGAACTGAAGCTGCAGCCGTTTCTGTTGCTTCCATGACAAAAGACATGTTGTTGATGGGAAATTTTGTAGCTGACCATCCATTTCTATTCAcagtgagagaagagaagagtggAGTGATTTTGTTCATGGGTCAAGTTCTTGATCCTTCAAAACACTAA
- the LOC104710981 gene encoding vegetative cell wall protein gp1-like: protein MKLGIIIVAMTLMLVLASGEILTKSSPAPSPDLAVNSADSPMIHRAHPPELGSPPSPAQSPIEYSSPPEPETTHSPSPSPSPSNSPPLPNDSQSPSSSSYPSPSPSEEASDINHSDMTGIEGKKSPSGGGGMSGGKKVGVAFGVIAAVCVVGVAGFVCKKRQENIRRSRYGYAANEIL from the coding sequence ATGAAGCTCGGAATCATCATTGTTGCTATGACGCTAATGCTCGTACTCGCCTCCGGTGAGATTTTAACTAAATCCTCACCAGCTCCGTCACCGGATCTCGCCGTAAACTCAGCAGATTCGCCTATGATTCACCGCGCACATCCGCCGGAACTCGGATCTCCTCCTTCTCCAGCGCAATCTCCAATTGAATACTCTTCTCCTCCAGAACCTGAAACGACAcactctccttctccttctccttctccgtcgAACTCTCCGCCGTTACCGAATGATTCTCAgtctccttcttcgtcttcatatccgtctccgtctccgtcGGAGGAAGCTAGTGATATCAACCACAGCGATATGACTGGGATTGAAGGGAAAAAATCACCgtccggaggaggaggaatgagTGGAGGGAAGAAGGTAGGGGTAGCTTTCGGAGTGATTGCGGCGGTGTGTGTGGTTGGAGTCGCCGGATTTGTGTGCAAGAAACGGCAAGAGAATATTCGCAGATCTCGTTACGGTTACGCCGCCAATGAGATtttgtag
- the LOC104715274 gene encoding uncharacterized protein LOC104715274, whose protein sequence is MIELYSVCGEWKQNHRGVWDFAIDSKKGGSFSEVDENITYKVLAEMVIEDFGLDCLVNDIKLSYRLSSRMNLMVEDSPPMYLRNDRQVQTFFRKFQDDPELNRLCVTLPIDSGNVESNTLSATLENNRCIQGFQFSNSDISVASVRYLTKEFHEPSGSGATVSESHSDTCSTAEKVIYDGIPRGFSHHTQGTDYIHEGKYFKNKAELMMKMRLFALEFKFEFRSLWSDRTRLILGCVDPSCNWKMRAMKLKSYDFFVVIKYMGEHNCDTTYRNENHRQATAKLLGSFICSHFAEKKAGLKPKQIIERVRLDHGVHIQYKKAWRAKEAAQILVRGTPEDSYHNIAKWLFMAKERNPGSVVYLEMDSGTKFKYVFIAFGPSIRGFDLLRRVIAVDGTFLKGKFKGTLLVATAQDGDHHLYPIGFAIVDSENDKSWNWFFRCLRTIIPDAPDLVFVSDRASSIAKALTELYPASHHGICKYHLGNNIKVSFKGQLYLPLVESAAIAYTREEFAKIFIQIQDANPKLAEYLQKADFRKWARSYAPSNRYNIMTTNIAESFNSMLKEPRELPVLSLLETIRLTLTSWFHERREKAAKHDKLVTPQVVKKLVSRFSAAMKLDVFQVDEDEFEVKDNINKFVHLKNMHCSCCVFDIDKIQCIHAIAAAKRSNRDEKKFVHVCYLTETWAKVYAESIHPNGDINDWIFPDSIEEFFCAPPFSKPNTGRPPKKRK, encoded by the exons ATGATTGAGTTATACTCTGTTTGTGGGGAGTGGAAACAAAACCATAGAGGAGTATGGGATTTTGCAATTGATTCTAAAAAAGGAGGATCATTTAGTGAAGTAGATGAGAATATCACATATAAGGTTTTAGCTGAGATGGTAATTGAAGATTTTGGACTTGATTGTTTAGTGAATGATATCAAACTTAGCTATAGGCTTTCTTCAAGGATGAATTTGATGGTAGAAGATTCTCCACCAATGTATTTGCGAAATGATCGTCAAGTACAGACATTTTTCAGGAAGTTTCAAGATGACCCTGAGTTGAATCGTTTATGTGTGACT ttGCCTATTGATTCTGGGAATGTTGAAAGTAATACTCTGTCAGCTACTTTAGAGAACAACCGATGCATTCAAGGTTTTCAGTTTTCAAATAGTGATATATCTGTTGCATCAGTTCGTTATCTAACCAAG GAGTTTCATGAACCAAGTGGAAGTGGCGCCACAGTTTCTGAATCACATTCTGATACCTGTTCAACTGCTGAAAAAGTGATTTATGATGGTATTCCTAGAGGTTTTTCACATCACACTCAAGGGACTGATTATATACATGAGGggaaatatttcaaaaacaaagcagagttgatgatgaagatgcgGCTGTTTGCACTTGAGTTCAAGTTTGAGTTCAGATCTTTGTGGTCAGACAGAACAAGATTGATATTGGGTTGTGTCGACCCTAGTTGCAACTGGAAGATGCGTGCAATGAAGCTCAAGTCATATGATTTCTTTGTAGTGATTAAGTATATGGGAGAACACAATTGCGATACAACGTACAGGAATGAGAACCATAGGCAAGCCACTGCAAAACTCCTTGGTTCTTTTATTTGCAGTCATTTTGCAGAAAAGAAGGCTGGACTCAAGCCAAAACAGATAATTGAGAGAGTTAGATTAGATCATGGTGTTCATATACAATACAAAAAAGCTTGGAGAGCAAAAGAGGCAGCTCAGATTTTGGTTAGAGGAACTCCTGAGGACAGTTACCACAACATAGCAAAATGGTTGTTCATGGCTAAGGAAAGAAATCCAGGATCAGTTGTTTATCTTGAGATGGATTCTGGTACTAAATTCAAATATGTGTTCATTGCATTCGGTCCATCGATAAGAGGTTTTGATTTGCTGAGAAGAGTGATTGCAGTAGATGGTACCTTCTTGAAGGGGAAATTTAAAGGAACTTTATTAGTAGCTACAGCACAAGATGGAGATCATCACCTATACCCGATAGGCTTTGCTATTGTTGATTCAGAAAATGATAAATCTTGGAATTGGTTTTTTAGGTGTCTCCGTACTATCATACCTGATGCCCCAGATTTGGTGTTTGTCTCTGATCGTGCATCGTCCATTGCAAAAGCACTTACAGAGTTGTATCCAGCATCACATCATGGAATCTGCAAATACCACCTTGGAAACAACATCAAAGTAAGTTTCAAGGGTCAATTATATTTGCCACTTGTTGAATCTGCAGCCATTGCTTATACTCGTGAAGAGTTTGCTAAAATATTCATCCAGATTCAAGATGCAAATCCTAAGTTGGCTGAGTATTTACAAAAGGCTGATTTCAGAAAATGGGCTCGTTCCTATGCTCCTTCTAATCGTTACAATATTATGACAACAAACATTGCTGAATCATTTAATTCGATGTTGAAAGAACCAAGAGAGTTGCCAGTTCTTTCTCTCCTTGAGACAATCAGGTTAACTTTGACTTCGTGGTTTCATGAGAGACGTGAAAAGGCTGCTAAACATGACAAGCTTGTCACGCCGCAAGTAGTGAAGAAGTTGGTATCAAGGTTCTCAGCTGCAATGAAACTTGACGTTTTCCAAGTTGATGAAGACGAGTTTGAGGTGAAGGACAACATTAACAAGTTTGTTCACTTGAAAAACATGCATTGCAGTTGCTGTGTTTTTGACATCGACAAAATTCAGTGCATTCATGCCATTGCTGCTGCGAAGCGTTCAAATAGGGATGAGAAAAA